The following proteins come from a genomic window of Schistocerca gregaria isolate iqSchGreg1 chromosome X, iqSchGreg1.2, whole genome shotgun sequence:
- the LOC126298182 gene encoding uncharacterized protein LOC126298182 — protein FAAGPPLLPAAAPVRIFNPDAYCEQCNKEFCNKYFLKTHKANKHGIYTDGAPPAAKAAPPPPPPPPPPPPPPPAQSQQQQMPPPHLTPGQASVAHVHLGVAAKSPEARVPCDVCHKRFSNKYFLRRHKAKVHGIADDAGDADLLELLAEQPAEEPREQPDTAAAAQQPPLSVDNLRKLGVINAEAFCEICCKEYCNKYFLRTHKLKRHGIVVTDSEPAKDGSGSAAAPGAWGGPQASPLNLIVNEQSDSHSEHADGAEAECDVCGRRFQSCYLMTVHRAYMHSDAEKRETPTELKSEQQEGEGGSNRQSTPLTALPADSGGVPADADGDRTFSDNKDNISEDLQKLQTMILQLNTLDVDSVKTCHICYKESENVYSHRAHMITEHGVLSGDKERDSTGSAEGSPLPAAATFCHPCKKDFFTTFLLKQHDDECHSTPAAPSPPIAAPAQSIVKEETDSRESPAKDAVQVAQQPQTSAPEKRVSLTPTSSYCEICNKELCNKYFMKTHMQRMHGIEIENGAQIGGVVCDICNKELCSKYFLRVHKQNTHGIVEDSASTAAASSTAASSAPLPTYAPDGDHALKPSDLKDFSHRYFSHFTEACPVCSRRFRSTKWLRAHLVNDHGDAGAEKWKELESRYRAKQTKAPEQPTLQQQQQRPPALKIPTSWASQAAEPVASHVLSNLFAGSDSPEYHCSYCPFSTPVLALLFVHERTHVAGPTVQPDPEAGKAPQHCPICLQELQGEPLHTHLLSHQFGGLVNPFAPAAFPAPRPFPPVQPLQPEQPDGDAADAEAKTKFRCPQCSRGFKTRELYLAHVQKKHGAAAGDGADGKLRCAQCDFRADSAVALKRHARRSHREPEVPASYAVPAPPQGPEGAPFIMQPFLLEEPLHSVRVHAAKFVPSVVFLPVKERLSEPLTVSFTLTPA, from the exons TTCGCGGCGGGCCCTCCTCTGCTGCCGGCGGCCGCGCCCGTGCGCATCTTCAACCCCGACGCGTACTGCGAGCAGTGCAACAAGGAGTTCTGCAACAAGTACTTCCTCAAGACGCACAAAGCGAACAAGCACGGCATCTACACGGACGGCGCTCCTCCCGCTGCCAAGGcggcgcccccgccgcccccgccgccaccacCCCCGCCACCGCCGCCTCCGGCGCAGTCTCAGCAACAGCAGATGCCGCCTCCGCACCTGACGCCGGGGCAGGCGTCGGTAGCACACGTGCACCTGGGCGTGGCCGCCAAGTCCCCGGAAGCGCGGGTGCCGTGCGACGTGTGCCACAAGCGCTTCAGCAACAAGTACTTCCTGCGCCGGCACAAGGCCAAGGTGCACGGCATCGCGGACGACGCGGGAGACGCG GACCTGCTGGAGCTGCTGGCCGAGCAGCCGGCGGAGGAGCCGCGCGAGCAGCCCGACACGGCCGCGGCCGCACAACAGCCGCCGCTCTCCGTCGACAACCTGCGCAAGCTGGGCGTCATCAACGCCGAGGCCTTCTGCGAGATCTGCTGCAAAGAGTACTGCAACAAGTATTTCTTGCGGACGCACAAGCTCAAGCGGCACGGCATCGTCGTCACCGATTCCGAACCGGCCAAAGACGGCAGCGGATCGGCAGCCGCGCCGGGTGCGTGGGGCGGCCCTCAGGCCTCGCCACTCAACTTGATCGTCAACGAGCAAAGCGACTCGCACTCGGAACACGCCGACGGCGCAGAGGCCGAGTGCGACGTCTGCGGCCGGCGATTCCAGAGCTGCTACCTTATGACAGTGCACAGAGCCTACATGCACTCGGACGCCGAGAAGCGCGAAACACCCACGGAGTTAAAATCCGAACAGCAGGAGGGCGAGGGCGGCAGTAACCGGCAGAGCACACCTCTCACCGCCCTACCCGCCGACAGCGGCGGCGTGCCGGCCGACGCCGACGGGGACCGCACGTTCTCCGACAACAAGGACAACATAAGCGAAGACTTGCAGAAGCTCCAGACTATGATCCTACAGCTCAACACCCTCGACGTCGACTCCGTCAAGACTTGCCACATCTGTTACAAGGAGTCGGAGAACGTGTACTCGCACAGGGCTCACATGATAACGGAGCACGGCGTACTTTCCGGAGACAAGGAGCGGGACAGTACCGGCAGTGCGGAGGGATCGCCGCTGCCGGCAGCCGCCACCTTTTGCCATCCCTGCAAGAAGGACTTCTTTACGACTTTCCTACTCAAGCAGCACGACGACGAGTGCCACTCGACACCGGCAGCGCCGTCGCCGCCGATCGCCGCGCCGGCCCAGAGTATCGTCAAGGAAGAAACCGATTCGCGAGAGTCTCCGGCCAAGGACGCCGTCCAGGTGGCACAGCAGCCGCAGACGTCGGCACCGGAGAAGAGGGTCTCTCTCACACCCACTAGCAGCTACTGCGAGATCTGCAACAAGGAGCTGTGTAATAAGTACTTTATGAAAACGCACATGCAACGCATGCACGGCATCGAGATCGAGAACGGCGCTCAGATCGGCGGCGTcgtctgcgacatctgcaacaaggaGCTGTGCAGCAAGTACTTCCTGCGCGTGCACAAGCAGAACACTCACGGGATCGTGGAGGACAGCGCCTCGACGGCGGCGGCCTCGTCGACGGCGGCGTCGTCGGCGCCGCTGCCGACGTACGCGCCCGACGGCGACCACGCGCTCAAGCCGAGTGACCTGAAGGACTTCAGCCACCGGTACTTCAGCCacttcacggaggcgtgtcccgtcTGCAGCCGGCGCTTCAGGAGCACCAAGTGGCTGCGCGCGCACCTCGTAAACGACCACGGCGACGCGGGTGCCGAGAAGTGGAAGGAGCTGGAGTCGCGCTACCGGGCTAAGCAGACCAAAGCGCCGGAGCAGCCGaccctacagcagcagcagcagcggccgccgGCGCTCAAAATCCCCACCAGCTGGGCGTCGCAAGCGGCCGAGCCCGTCGCCAGTCACGTGCTGTCCAACCTATTCGCCGGTAGCGACTCGCCCGAATACCACTGCTCGTACTGCCCTTTCAGCACGCCGGTGCTGGCGCTACTGTTCGTGCACGAGCGCACGCACGTGGCCGGCCCCACCGTGCAGCCCGACCCGGAGGCCGGCAAGGCGCCGCAGCACTGCCCCATCTGCCTGCAGGAGCTGCAGGGCGAGCCTCTGCACACGCACCTGCTGTCCCACCAGTTCGGAGGGCTGGTCAACCCGTTCGCGCCCGCCGCCTTCCCCGCGCCCAGGCCGTTCCCGCCCGTGCAGCCTCTGCAGCCCGAGCAGCCGGACGGAGACGCGGCCGACGCCGAAGCCAAGACGAAGTTCCGGTGCCCGCAGTGCTCGCGCGGCTTCAAGACTCGAGAGCTGTACCTGGCGCACGTCCAGAAGAAGCACGGCGCGGCTGCCGGCGACGGAGCGGACGGCAAGCTGCGGTGCGCGCAGTGCGACTTCCGGGCGGACAGCGCCGTGGCGCTCAAGAGACACGCGCGCCGCAGCCACCGCGAGCCCGAg GTGCCGGCGTCGTACGCCGTGCCTGCGCCGCCGCAGGGCCCCGAGGGCGCTCCCTTCATCATGCAGCCGTTCCTGCTGGAGGAGCCGCTGCACAGCGTGCGCGTGCACGCGGCCAAGTTCGTGCCGTCGGTGGTGTTCCTGCCCGTCAAGGAGCGCCTCTCCGAGCCGCTCACCGTCTCCTTCACGCTGACGCCGGCTTAG